One Betaproteobacteria bacterium DNA segment encodes these proteins:
- the sucC gene encoding ADP-forming succinate--CoA ligase subunit beta, with protein MKIHEYQAKEVLRKFGVPTPRGIACFSVDEAVEAGRKLDAKVCVVKAQIHAGGRGKGGGVKLARSEQELRAHAKAILGMQLVTHQTGPGGQTVRRLLVEEGADIRKEYYLGMVVDRVSQRVVLMASAEGGVDIEEVAAKSPQKIHKVAIDPVTGLADAQADDIAHRVGIPEAAMGDARTIFKALYRAFDETDASLAEINPMILTGDGRVLALDAKMNFDDNALFRHPELVALRDLDEEDPAEVEAAKHGLSYIQLEGDIGCLVNGAGLAMATMDIIKFYGGRPANFLDVGGGATTEKVVEAFKTMLRNPELKAILINIFGGIMRCDVIATALVEAARQVSLKVPLVVRLEGTNVELGKKILADSGLATIAASDMADAAEKVVAAAKGAKGGR; from the coding sequence ATGAAGATTCACGAGTACCAGGCTAAAGAGGTATTGAGGAAGTTCGGCGTGCCGACTCCGCGCGGCATCGCCTGCTTCAGCGTGGACGAAGCGGTAGAAGCCGGCCGTAAGCTCGACGCAAAGGTATGCGTCGTCAAGGCGCAGATTCATGCCGGCGGCCGCGGCAAGGGCGGGGGCGTCAAGCTCGCGCGCTCCGAACAGGAGCTGCGCGCACATGCTAAGGCGATCCTCGGCATGCAGCTCGTCACGCACCAGACCGGACCAGGCGGCCAGACGGTGCGCCGCCTGCTCGTCGAGGAAGGCGCGGACATCCGCAAGGAATACTACCTCGGCATGGTGGTGGACCGGGTATCGCAGCGCGTGGTGCTGATGGCGAGCGCCGAAGGCGGCGTGGATATCGAGGAAGTCGCCGCCAAGTCGCCGCAGAAGATACACAAGGTGGCCATCGATCCGGTGACCGGGCTCGCGGACGCGCAGGCCGACGACATCGCGCACCGCGTCGGAATCCCCGAAGCCGCGATGGGCGACGCGCGCACGATCTTCAAGGCACTGTATCGGGCGTTCGACGAAACGGATGCGAGCCTGGCCGAGATCAATCCGATGATCCTGACCGGCGATGGACGCGTGCTTGCGCTCGATGCGAAGATGAACTTCGACGACAACGCGCTGTTCCGTCATCCGGAGCTCGTCGCCCTGCGCGATCTGGACGAAGAAGATCCGGCCGAAGTCGAAGCGGCCAAGCACGGCCTGAGCTACATCCAGCTCGAAGGCGACATCGGCTGCCTGGTCAACGGCGCGGGGCTCGCCATGGCGACGATGGACATCATCAAGTTCTACGGCGGACGGCCGGCGAACTTTCTCGATGTCGGCGGCGGCGCGACCACCGAGAAGGTGGTGGAAGCATTCAAGACCATGCTGCGCAATCCGGAGCTGAAGGCGATCCTGATCAACATCTTCGGCGGCATCATGCGTTGCGACGTGATCGCAACCGCGCTGGTCGAGGCGGCGCGCCAGGTCTCGCTGAAAGTGCCCCTGGTGGTGCGGCTGGAAGGAACCAACGTCGAGCTGGGCAAGAAGATCCTGGCGGACTCGGGGCTTGCCACCATCGCGGCTTCCGACATGGCCGATGCGGCCGAAAAG